One window of the Saccopteryx leptura isolate mSacLep1 chromosome 9, mSacLep1_pri_phased_curated, whole genome shotgun sequence genome contains the following:
- the LOC136380907 gene encoding chemokine-like factor: MPALQQEHHPFCCSVKGWVKMLRLALTMTSMTFFIISQAPEPYIVITGFEATITLFFIILYMLRIDRLSRCIFWPLLDIINSMVTTVFMIIVSVLALLPETTTDIVLGGVFGLLLVACSIADGALIYRKLLLNPSGPYQKKTVHDKI, encoded by the exons ATGCCGGCCCTGCAGCAAGAGCATCACCCTTTCTGCTGTAGCGTGAAAGGCTGGGTGAAGATGCTGCGGCTG gCACTAACAATGACGTCTATGACCTTTTTTATCATCTCACAAGCCCCTGAACCATACATTGTTATCACTGGATTTGAAGCCAccattactttgttttttataattttatacatgCTCAGAATTGATCGATTAAGTCGTTGTATATTTTGGCCTTTGCTT GATATTATCAACTCAATGGTAACAACAGTTTTCATGATTATCGTGTCCGTGTTGGCACTGCTACCAGAAACAACCACAGATATAGTCCTCGGAGGG GTCTTTGGACTGCTGCTAGTGGCGTGCTCCATTGCGGACGGGGCTCTTATCTACCGGAAACTGCTACTTAATCCAAGTGGTCCTTATCAGAAAAAAACTGTTCATGACAAAATATaa